From Argopecten irradians isolate NY chromosome 2, Ai_NY, whole genome shotgun sequence, the proteins below share one genomic window:
- the LOC138316635 gene encoding uncharacterized protein: MIYFPTPPPYTHHYLLQTYTSSIHTPLPPPNLHPLHTHTITYSKPTPPPYTHHYLLQTYTSSKHTLLPPPNLHLLHTHTITTTKPTPPPYTHHYHHQTYTSSIHTPLPPPNLHLLHNTPITTTKPTPPPYTHHYHHQTYTSSIHTPLPPPPNLHLLHTHTITTTKPTPPPYTHHYHHQTYTPSIHTPLPPPNIHLLHTHTITTTKPTPPPYTHHYHHQTYTSSIHTPLPPPNLHLLHTHTITTTKPTPPPYTHHYHHQTYTSSIHTPLPPPNLHPLHTHTITTSKHTPPPYTHHYHHQTYTSSIHTPLPPPNLHLLHTHTITTTKPTPPPYTHHYHHQTYTSSIHTPLPPPNLHLLHTHTITTTKPTPPPYTHHYLLQTYTPPYTHHYHHQTYTSSIHTPLPPPNLHLLHTHTITTTKPTPPPYTHHYLLQTYTPPYTHHYLLQTYTPPYTHHYHHQTYTPSIHTPLPTPNLHPSIHTPLPPPNLHLLHTHTITTTKPTPPPYTHHYHHQTYTSSIHTPLPTPNLHPSIHTPLPTPNLHPSIHTPLPTPNLHLLHTHTITYSKPTPPPYTHHYHHQTYTSSIHTPLPPPNLHLLHTHTITTTKPTPPPYTHHYHLQTSLLYISTSTTYIAIYIRV, translated from the coding sequence atgatatatttccCTACACCTCCTCCATACACACACCATTACCTACTCCAAACCTACACCTCCTCCATAcacacaccattaccacctccAAACCTACACCCCCTCCATACACACACCATTACCTACTCCAAACCTACACCTCCTCCATACACACACCATTACCTACTCCAAACCTACACCTCCTCCAAACACACACTTTTACCACCACCAAACCTACACCTCCTCCATAcacacaccattaccaccaccaAACCTACACCTCCTCCATAcacacaccattaccaccaccaAACCTACACCTCCTCCATAcacacaccattaccaccaccaAACCTACACCTCCTCCATAACACACCCATTACCACCACCAAACCTACACCTCCTCCATAcacacaccattaccaccaccaAACCTACACCTCCTCCATAcacacaccattaccaccaccaCCAAACCTACACCTCCTCCATAcacacaccattaccaccaccaAACCTACACCTCCTCCATAcacacaccattaccaccaccaAACCTACACCCCCTCCATAcacacaccattaccacctccAAACATACACCTCCTCCATAcacacaccattaccaccaccaAACCTACACCTCCTCCATAcacacaccattaccaccaccaAACCTACACCTCCTCCATAcacacaccattaccaccaccaAACCTACACCTCCTCCATAcacacaccattaccaccaccaAACCTACACCTCCTCCATAcacacaccattaccaccaccaAACCTACACCTCCTCCATAcacacaccattaccaccaccaAACCTACACCCCCTCCATAcacacaccattaccacctccAAACATACACCTCCTCCATAcacacaccattaccaccaccaAACCTACACCTCCTCCATAcacacaccattaccaccaccaAACCTACACCTCCTCCATAcacacaccattaccaccaccaAACCTACACCTCCTCCATAcacacaccattaccaccaccaAACCTACACCTCCTCCATAcacacaccattaccaccaccaAACCTACACCTCCTCCATAcacacaccattaccaccaccaAACCTACACCCCCTCCATACACACACCATTACCTACTCCAAACCTACACCCCTCCATAcacacaccattaccaccaccaAACCTACACCTCCTCCATAcacacaccattaccaccaccaAACCTACACCTCCTCCATAcacacaccattaccaccaccaAACCTACACCTCCTCCATACACACACCATTACCTACTCCAAACCTACACCCCTCCATACACACACCATTACCTACTCCAAACCTACACCCCTCCATAcacacaccattaccaccaccaAACCTACACCCCCTCCATACACACACCATTACCTACTCCAAACCTACACCCCTCCATAcacacaccattaccaccaccaAACCTACACCTCCTCCATAcacacaccattaccaccaccaAACCTACACCTCCTCCATAcacacaccattaccaccaccaAACCTACACCTCCTCCATACACACACCATTACCTACTCCAAACCTACACCCCTCCATACACACACCATTACCTACTCCAAACCTACACCCCTCCATACACACACCATTACCTACTCCAAACCTACACCTCCTCCATACACACACCATTACCTACTCCAAACCTACACCTCCTCCATAcacacaccattaccaccaccaAACCTACACCTCCTCCATAcacacaccattaccacctccAAACCTACACCTCCTCCATAcacacaccattaccaccaccaAACCTACACCTCCTCCATAcacacaccattaccacctccAAACCTCCTTATTATACATAAGTACATCTACAACATATATAGCAATATATATACGTGTTTAA
- the LOC138315407 gene encoding arylacetamide deacetylase-like, producing the protein MLRYSVLVWSLLMVGVTYRVHVVINRPIPPDIPDQTKVRILDEIGRLSNHLLDVFLYFGIPFGAPVQFLVDTTFRCLVGSTRITSHSEDVQVFDHTIHDVPVRVFKPTRSDRVAHPTLVYIHGGGWTWLTVNSYTAFLTQLANKTGVVIVAPEYKKVPSYHFPEPYRDCEKVMYQILLGKSGLSVDKYHVMVGGDGSGGNMAAAVAQKFRKKIFMQVLISPALQLLDLHIPSYIDNADVISGITSPRRQIQKWLLYTGISTIYTSNLVRNSHAAPEIRHSTISKYVNSELYFPQYLNITKRKTSTEYTYDFDSIEKFKDILTNTTVSPMTQTNLNGVCNAYVVASQYDVLRDEGIMYAARLMESEVKAKVKYYPSTFHGFLLFSTEGPFQLKTGIQALQDMSDFIRFQLRGYTS; encoded by the exons ATGTTACGCTACAGTGTACTTGTGTGGTCTTTACTCATGGTGGGTGTTACCTATAGGGTCCACGTGGTCATCAACCGACCCATCCCACCTGACATTCCGGATCAGACTAAGGTCAGGATTCTCGACGAAATCGGTCGTTTATCAAATCATTTG TTGGACGTTTTTCTATACTTCGGCATACCTTTTGGAGCACCGGTTCAGTTTTTGGTGGATACCACATTCCGTTGTTTGGTGGGAAGCACTAGAATAACGTCACACAGTGAAGATGTGCAG gTATTTGACCATACGATACATGATGTACCAGTTCGTGTATTTAAGCCCACACGCTCAGACAGGGTGGCACACCCCACACTTGTGTATATACATGGAGGGGGCTGGACTTGGCTGACCGTTA ACAGTTACACTGCCTTTCTGACCCAACTAGCGAACAAGACAGGAGTCGTCATTGTGGCACCAGA atatAAGAAAGTACCCAGTTATCACTTCCCGGAACCCTATAGAGACTGTGAAAAGGTCATGTATCAGATCCTCCTGGGCAAAAGTGGACTTTCGGTAGACAAGTATCACGTGATGGTCGGCGGCGATGGTTCAGGTGGGAACATGGCAGCAGCAGTTGCTCAAAAGTTCAGAAAGAAAATCTTCATGCAGGTTCTGATAAGTCCAGCACTACAACTACTGGATCTTCACATCCCATCGTACATAGATAACGCTGACGTCATCAGCGGCATTACGTCACCAAGACGACAAATACAGAAGTGGTTGCTGTACACCGGAATCTCAACAATTTACACATCCAATCTCGTGCGGAATTCTCACGCAGCACCGGAAATTCGTCACTCTACGATATCAAAATACGTAAACAGTGAATTGTATTTTCCGCAGTATTTAAATATAACGAAACGAAAAACTTCAACTGAATACACCTACGACTTTGATTCTATTGAGAAATTTAAAGATATTCTTACGAATACAACAGTTTCACCAATGACTCAGACAAATCTAAATGGCGTCTGTAACGCCTATGTCGTAGCTTCCCAGTACGATGTATTACGTGATGAAGGCATCATGTATGCTGCCCGCTTAATGGAGTCTGAGGTTAAGGCGAAAGTGAAATATTATCCGTCAACATTCCACGGCTTCTTGTTGTTCTCAACGGAAGGACCTTTCCAACTGAAAACCGGAATCCAGGCCCTTCAAGACATGTCTGATTTTATAAGGTTTCAGCTCCGAGGCTACACGTCATAA